Proteins from a genomic interval of Rattus norvegicus strain BN/NHsdMcwi chromosome 2, GRCr8, whole genome shotgun sequence:
- the Otulinl gene encoding inactive ubiquitin thioesterase OTULINL isoform X5, with protein sequence MPWHPKSCVLSAETLTVVGIYFLFKLPEKLLFSQGCNWIQQYSFGPEKYTGSNVFGKLRKCVELLKLQWTEFSGMRDYHKRGSMCNSLFSDAILECKLYEALKFLMLYQVTEVYEQMKTNKIVPSLFRLLFSRESSPDPLSFMMNHLNSIGDTCGLDQIDMFILGYSLQVKIKVFRLFKFNSRDFAVYYPEEPLREWPEISLLTENDHQYHIPVF encoded by the exons ATGCCGTGGCATCCCAAATCGTGCGTGCTAAGCGCAGAGACACTAACCGTTGTCGGCATCTACTTCCTTTTCAAGCTTCCTGAAAAGCTACTCTTTTCTCAAGGCTGCAACTGGATCCAGCAGTACAGTTTCGGGCCTGAGAAGTACACAGGTTCCAATGTGTTTGGAAAGTTACGGAAATGTGTGGAGTTACTAAAACTGCAG TGGACTGAGTTTAGTGGGATGCGAGATTACCACAAGAGAGGGAGCATGTGTAACAGCCTCTTCTCCGACGCCATCCTGGAGTGTAAACTGTACGAAGCTTTGAAGTTCCTCATGCTCTACCAGGTCACAGAAGTGTACGAGCAAATGAAGACCAACAAGATTGTCCCCAGCCTTTTCAGACTCCTGTTCTCCCGAGAGTCATCACCGGATCCCTTGAGCTTTATGATGAATCACCTGAATTCCATAGGAGACACGTGTGGTTTGGATCAG ATCGACATGTTTATACTCGGGTATTCTCTTCAAGTAAAGATAAAAGTGTTCCGACTGTTCAAGTTTAACTCCAGAGACTTTGCAGTCTACTACCCCGAGGAGCCTCTCAGGGAGTGGCCAGAGATCTCCCTGCTGACCGAGAATGACCACCAGTACCACATTCCCGTCTTCTAa